A segment of the Marinomonas posidonica IVIA-Po-181 genome:
ATGAAGTACACCTAGGTTCATGGCGACGCAAACAAGGTAATCAAGCTCTCAGCTATTTAGAACTCAAAGACCAGCTGGTGCCTTATGTCAAAAGTATGGGGTACACCCATGTAGAGTTATTGCCCATCACCGAGTACCCTTTTGATGGCTCTTGGGGTTATCAACCCGTTGGTCTGTATGCCGTGACATCTCGCTTCGGTCATCCTGAAGACTTTAAAGCCTTGGTCGACGCGTTTCACCAAGCAGGCATTGGCGTGATTATGGATTGGGTGCCAGCGCATTTTCCAGCTGACAGCCACGGCTTGGCAAATTTTGACGGTTCCAAACAATACGAATACCCAGACCCTAAAAAAGGTTGGCACCCAGAATGGAACTCCTTAATCTATGATTTCGGTAAGGATCATGTGGTCAATTACCTAATCAGCAATGCGGTTTATTGGTTGGAAGAGTTTCATATTGATGGCTTGCGAGTCGATGCCGTCGCTTCCATGCTATACCTTGATTATGCCCGTGAAGAGGGTGAATGGATTCCAAATCAAGATGGTGGTAATCACAACTATGAAGCCATCGCGTTTCTGCGAAAATTGAATGAAACCATTTACCTTAATCACCCCAGATGTTTTACCGTGGCCGAGGAATCCACCGCGTTTCCTGGCGTGTCTAAGCCAACCTTTATGAATGGTCTAGGCTTTGGGTTTAAGTGGAACATGGGCTGGATGAATGACACCTTAGATTACATGCAACGTGACGCCATTTACCGTCAATATCATCAAGGCGATTTGAGCTTCAGCATGGTTTACGCTTTTGATGAGCAATTTGTTCTGCCCATTTCCCACGACGAAGTGGTCCATGGAAAATGCTCGATGATCGACAAGATGCCTGGCGATGCTTGGCAAAAGTTCGCAAACTTACGTGCCTTTTCGGCTTACATGTACTGCCATCCAGGTAAAAAGCTGAACTTCATGGGAAATGAGTTCGCACAGGGACAAGAATGGAGCCACGAACGTTCGCTCGACTGGCATTTGCTCGACATTGCTTATCATAAGGCGCAACAAGATCTCACCAAAGACTTAAACCAGCTCTATCAGCAGCAAACCAGTTTGCACTGTGATCATTCTGCCGACGGCTTTGAATGGATCAGCCACGATGATAGTCAGAACAGTATTCTCGCCTTTGTACGCCGTACTAAGGGCTCCTCGCAACACCTTTTGGTTATCATCAATTTCACCCCCACCCCTCATACCCACTATCGCATAGGTGTACCCGAAACCGGGCAATATCAGGTACTGCTGAATACCGACGACGCCAATTATCAAGGCAGTCAATTTACCCAACAGTCGACTTATTCAACCGACCCTATAGCGCATCATGGCCGTGCGAATAGCATCGAGGTACAGGTTCCCCCTCTGAGTGGATTAATCTTCACTTGGCGACAGGATTGATTCAGCGATCAAACAAGGAGAATTCAAGGTGAGCGAATATCAAGTGACCCAAGGTCAAACATTTCCGTTGGGCCCTTCAATTCATCCAGACGGCATCAATTTCGCCGTGGTGTCAGAAGATGCAAATCAATTGTATCTCTGCCTGTTTGATTCTCATGATCAAGAGTTGCAATCCATCCCATTTATTGCCAAGCACAGAGGCATTTGGCATATGCTAGTGTTGGGATTAGAAGAAGGACAAAGATATGGCATTCGAGCCGAAGGGCCATTTGAGCCTGAAAAACAACTCATGTTTAACCCAACCAAACTGCTCATTGATCCTTATGCAAAAGCACTCACAGACCGGCTAGTTTGGCATCCAGATCAAGCCGCCATCACCGAACAGGGTGTTATCCAGTCACAAGATTCCGCTCACTGTGTGCCCAAATGCCTCGCCATAGAACCCAAGGTTCAAACAACACGTCCTGCCAGAGTGCAAGTCGTGAACCATGAGCGCAGCCTTTATGAACTCCATGTAAAAGGCTTTACTCAACAGCTGGACATTGATGAACAGCACAAGGGAAAATATTTAGGCGTCATTTCCCCCCCTGCTATTGCCCATTTACAGTCTCTTAATATCACCACCATTCAGTTGATGCCTTGCTTTGCCTTTATGACGGAAAAGCATTTGCAACAACTAGGGTTAAGCAATTATTGGGGATATAACCCTATTAATTTTTTTATCCCTGAACCTTCCTACGCCCAAAACGATGCGGTAGCAGAATTTCAAGCCATGATCGACGGACTCAGAGAAGCCGGATTCGAGGTCATTTTAGACGTGGTGTATAACCACACATCTGAAAGCGAGTTGGATCAATCTTGCGTGAGTTTTCGAGGGTTAGACAATGCACAATATTACCGCCATCAAGCGGGACAATACTTAAACTACACAGGTTGCGGAAATTGCTTTGATACCTTTAACCCTGCCAGTATTCGATTAATTTGCGACAGTATGCGTTATTGGGTTGATGTCATGGGAGTGGACGGTTTTCGCTTCGATTTAGGCGTGGATTTAGGCCGCACTGACCATGATTTCACCGCGAATGCACCTTTGCTACAAGCCATACTACAAGACCCCATATTAAGCCAAACTTGTCTGGTGATGGAGCCTTGGGACATCGGACCAAATGGTTATCAGGTCGGACAATTCCCCAAAGGTTTTCTGGAATGCAACGACAAATATCGCGACTCGGTGAAACGTTTTTGGCATGGCGATTCAGGCATGATAGCCGAATTCGCCACACGGCTTCTAGGGTCAAGAGACTGCTTCCATAAAGGCCACAAGAGTGCCTTAAATTCCGTTAACTACATTACCTATCATGATGGTTTTACCTTAGAAGATTTAGTGTCTTACAAGGAGCGCCATAATCTTGCCAATATGGAAGACAATCGGGATGGCCATGGTGATAATATCAGTCAAAATTTCGGCGTCGAAGGCGAAACCCAAGATCCAGAAATACTTGCCCTGCGTCTCAATCAAAAAATTTGCTTTCTTGCGACCTTAATATTAAGTCAAGGAACCCCTCACCTATTAGGAGGCGATGAGCTGTCTCACAGTCAACAAGGCAATAACAATGCTTATTGTCAGGATAATGAGATTACTTGGCTCAATTGGTCTAAAAGTTCGCAAAGCCAAGCATTAAAAGACACCATCAGCAAACTCATGTCTTTGCGCAAAGCCTACCCTATCTTGGCAGAAGTACACCTTGAAGATGATGCTCTGTTCCAACATTTACCGGCCGATCAAGTCACTTGGCTAAATGAAGACAGTGAAACCATGAGTCATGAAGATTGGCACACACCGGATCGACATTTTATCGCCTTAATGCTCACCACCGCGAATCTGGGCAGTCGTTTATGGTTGGTCTTTTACAACCAACCAACTCTGATTAAAGTGCCTTTTCCCTCCCTGTCTGATCATGACGCTGAGGTCGAGGTTTTATTTCAATCGCCTAATGTCCAAGTAGAAGACAAGCATTTAGCCTGCTCAGGCGCCTGCGTGGCCTTAGTAAAACTTTAAAATAAAAAGCGGAGCTCTACCCCCTTAAAAGTCTATGCTCTAGAGGATTTAAAGCCCATCCGAAAACCACCCCAATGCTGACCTTGCACATAGATGGGCACGGATAAATCATGAAGAATTTCTCCCGTGTCACGCTTATAGGTTTGCAATAAAAAACTCTCTGTATGGGCGCCACAGCGACGACCTGTCGGGTCGTCAAAAATGCGTTTCGTACGGTTACTGACTAAGTCCCTGTCATAATCCCCTGTTAACGGCTGGCTGAATTTCTTATTATGGGTTGGAAAGTAACCATTTACATCCACAGCGCCTGCAAACATGACTTCATCATGTTGTTCTAAAATCCCTTCTTGAATCACTGGAAAAGCCTGATCACTGTAAGCATCATAGGCCGTGCTGTATTTTATTGGATTGGTGCCTTGAATGGGCTGATAGTCATGAGAGAAAATCTGCTTCATCGTAAGCTGATTTTGATCAATGGCGGCCTCCAGAACGAGACCGATTTGTTGAGCAGCGTGTTGCGCACTTTGCAACAGTTTAGAAAAAAACAAGTCTGAATCCACTTTATCCAGTTCGCGGAACACGATTTCAGCGCCATTGCTGAGACTAGCCGCTTCTTCAGACAAACGATCACTTCTCTGAGAAATGTCTTGTAAGGATTGACCAATCCGATTGATTGAGCCGCTTATTTGCGAACTGACGGTACCCAGCTCTTCACCACTGCTTTCCACCTCAGATAACACGAGTGACGCGCTCTGTACTTCAGCCGTTAACGTCATGAAGCGGTCAGTTTCTGCCAACAAGGTTGCTGACAAAGAGTCAGAAAGGCTTTTCAAAGCATTCATTTCTTGGTTAGTGCCCGCACTGTTATGTCGGACTTCATTCAATAAAGCGGATATTTGTTCCGAAGCATCGGCGCTTTTTCCTGCCAAGGCTCGCACTTCATCCGCTACCACAGCAAATCCACGCCCCTGCTCTCCTGCCCTTGCCGCTTCAATCGCGGCATTCAACGCCAGCAAGTTCGTTTGCTCTGAAACCCCTTTAATGACTTCGGTAATACGGTCAATGTCATCAGCACTTTTGGTCAATTTGGACAGTTGCTCATTAGCACTCTGCACTTTTTCTATTAGTCCATTAATCTGATCTGTGCTTTGTGATAAAGCGGTTTGTGCTGTCTTGCTTGATTGCGCTGTATCCGACATGGTTTTAGCAAGCTGACCTAGGTTATTGGATAAGCTAAAACCTGTATGTGAAAGCGTTTCTACCGCTTGAGTAATTTGTTCGCTGTCGTGGTGCGTATGATGAATATCCTGACTCAATGAATCCACAAAATGAGACACCTCCGCGGCACCAATGGCCATACGAGAAGTGGCTTGAGTAACATTTTGACCGATTTCAGAATAAGACGATGCTGAATAAATGGCTGACGCACCCCCAGCTTTATCCGGCATATTAAGCCGGTTTTCCATATAAATTCGCCACCAAGCTAAACCCGCTAACAAGACACCGATAAGACTATAGGGAAGAGAAATGTCACCAGAGAAATACCCCAAAGAAAACAGGGTAAAGAGCCCCAATACGCAGCTCATTTGAAAATACAGCATAATTTCGTCCTTTATTATAATTATTTTTTTATCCTAGGCTCAGAATAATTTGGGTCAATGTAAATCAGACTAGATGCGACTAAAGTCTTAGTCATAGGTGTGGCTCAGATACGATCCTTTACATTGCATTTTTAGGCTTTTATGTATAAATGTGATACTGTAACAAAACTCTAATGGACTTTAGGTATTGGGTAGTAGCTTGTCAGATGTAACTATGTTAGGTGCCGACAGTAACAACGGCATACACCAAGAAATAATGGACCTTTCAAAAAAACGTGTTCTGATCATAGAAGACATTGGCGAAATGCGCATTATGCTTAAGTCACTAATGAGCTCGCTGGGTTACAGCAAGATTGATGTGGAATACTCTGGCCAAATGGCCATCAAACGAATTCTCGAAAAACATTATGATGTCATCCTTTCTGACTTCAATCTTGGCGGCAGTGTAGACGGCCAACAAATTCTAGAAACCTCTCGCAAAAACTACGCTCAAGACCATTCCACAATTTTTATCATGATTACCGCTGACACGGCGTATGAGAGTGTGGTCAGTGTGTTGGAGTACCAGCCTGACAGCTATTTGGTTAAGCCCTTCCCGCCAGCCGCTTTCTTCCGTCGTCTTGAAAAAGTTCAAAAGCAAAAAAAGATATTTGAAGGCATTAATACCGCACGTAAGCTCAATGAACACGAAAAGATGGAAGCACAAGCAAAAGCCATCATGGCGGACTACCCTCATTTTGCCAACCAATGCTTAAAAATCATCGGCGAATCTTTGTATGCTCGAGGTCGTTATAAAGATGCGAAAAGCCACTACATGTTGATTATCCAGAATCATAAAAATCTCGCATGGGCTCATTTCGGCATAGCGCAATGTGAAATGAAACTTGGCGCGGTGGGTGCCGCTATTGATAAATTGGAGCAGACCGTTGAATTAAGCCGCCACTTTCTGTCTGCTTATGACCTTCTGGCCGAAGCGCACGAAGAGCAAGGCAACCTTGAAAAAGCACAATCGACAATAAAACGAGCTCTCGAAGTCTCCCCTCGCTCCAATGAGCGTTGTTTACGCCTCGCTGAATTAAGCGTTAAAATCACTGACTGGGAAACCGCAGAACACGCCTACTCCCGTATTATCCGCCTCACTCGTGACACCATTAATGAGAAAGTAGAATACTATTACGAGTACCTCAAGTGCCTAACCAGTATGATGAATGTTGTTGGCGACAGCGCGAAATTAGCCGATAAATTTAAACGTTCTTTAATACGTTTACGCTCCTTTGGTAAAGCTAACCCTACGGCCATCTCCAATTCATTTCGCATTGAAATACAACAATATCTCGCCCGCGAACACACTGGAGAAGCCATTAAAGCATGGCATCAATGGAACCGATTGATCGAATCCGGTCAGGCCTCACCTCTCACAGAGGCTCAAGAACACACACTGAAAAAGCGTCTTGACTTGCTATAAACCCCATTTCCTTTTACTGTCTGGGCGATATCCATTAGCCAATAAGAGTGTGTCCATTTTATGTCATCCAACCAAGATTTTTCGAATCTCATGCCCGACGTCATCCTCGATGCGGTGGAGTCACTAGGCTTTTGGACAGACGCCAGAATTTATCCTCTGAACAGTTATGAAAACCGTGTCTATCAAGTGGGTATTGAAGAGGCTTCGCCTCTCATCGCAAAGTTCTATCGCCCCAACCGTTGGACACAGGCCCAGAT
Coding sequences within it:
- a CDS encoding response regulator is translated as MSDVTMLGADSNNGIHQEIMDLSKKRVLIIEDIGEMRIMLKSLMSSLGYSKIDVEYSGQMAIKRILEKHYDVILSDFNLGGSVDGQQILETSRKNYAQDHSTIFIMITADTAYESVVSVLEYQPDSYLVKPFPPAAFFRRLEKVQKQKKIFEGINTARKLNEHEKMEAQAKAIMADYPHFANQCLKIIGESLYARGRYKDAKSHYMLIIQNHKNLAWAHFGIAQCEMKLGAVGAAIDKLEQTVELSRHFLSAYDLLAEAHEEQGNLEKAQSTIKRALEVSPRSNERCLRLAELSVKITDWETAEHAYSRIIRLTRDTINEKVEYYYEYLKCLTSMMNVVGDSAKLADKFKRSLIRLRSFGKANPTAISNSFRIEIQQYLAREHTGEAIKAWHQWNRLIESGQASPLTEAQEHTLKKRLDLL
- a CDS encoding methyl-accepting chemotaxis protein, which produces MLYFQMSCVLGLFTLFSLGYFSGDISLPYSLIGVLLAGLAWWRIYMENRLNMPDKAGGASAIYSASSYSEIGQNVTQATSRMAIGAAEVSHFVDSLSQDIHHTHHDSEQITQAVETLSHTGFSLSNNLGQLAKTMSDTAQSSKTAQTALSQSTDQINGLIEKVQSANEQLSKLTKSADDIDRITEVIKGVSEQTNLLALNAAIEAARAGEQGRGFAVVADEVRALAGKSADASEQISALLNEVRHNSAGTNQEMNALKSLSDSLSATLLAETDRFMTLTAEVQSASLVLSEVESSGEELGTVSSQISGSINRIGQSLQDISQRSDRLSEEAASLSNGAEIVFRELDKVDSDLFFSKLLQSAQHAAQQIGLVLEAAIDQNQLTMKQIFSHDYQPIQGTNPIKYSTAYDAYSDQAFPVIQEGILEQHDEVMFAGAVDVNGYFPTHNKKFSQPLTGDYDRDLVSNRTKRIFDDPTGRRCGAHTESFLLQTYKRDTGEILHDLSVPIYVQGQHWGGFRMGFKSSRA
- the glgX gene encoding glycogen debranching protein GlgX: MSEYQVTQGQTFPLGPSIHPDGINFAVVSEDANQLYLCLFDSHDQELQSIPFIAKHRGIWHMLVLGLEEGQRYGIRAEGPFEPEKQLMFNPTKLLIDPYAKALTDRLVWHPDQAAITEQGVIQSQDSAHCVPKCLAIEPKVQTTRPARVQVVNHERSLYELHVKGFTQQLDIDEQHKGKYLGVISPPAIAHLQSLNITTIQLMPCFAFMTEKHLQQLGLSNYWGYNPINFFIPEPSYAQNDAVAEFQAMIDGLREAGFEVILDVVYNHTSESELDQSCVSFRGLDNAQYYRHQAGQYLNYTGCGNCFDTFNPASIRLICDSMRYWVDVMGVDGFRFDLGVDLGRTDHDFTANAPLLQAILQDPILSQTCLVMEPWDIGPNGYQVGQFPKGFLECNDKYRDSVKRFWHGDSGMIAEFATRLLGSRDCFHKGHKSALNSVNYITYHDGFTLEDLVSYKERHNLANMEDNRDGHGDNISQNFGVEGETQDPEILALRLNQKICFLATLILSQGTPHLLGGDELSHSQQGNNNAYCQDNEITWLNWSKSSQSQALKDTISKLMSLRKAYPILAEVHLEDDALFQHLPADQVTWLNEDSETMSHEDWHTPDRHFIALMLTTANLGSRLWLVFYNQPTLIKVPFPSLSDHDAEVEVLFQSPNVQVEDKHLACSGACVALVKL
- the glgB gene encoding 1,4-alpha-glucan branching protein GlgB, whose product is MDLVKHDLFQDLAKTQCADPFGCLGCHPDPVTQEPTLYVWQPEAESIVVLGLDHDQILMCLTPSELNGLFVAPWPDDISSQHYRLKVQYRDGNHHTLVDPYQFADSSFKDPEHHTANLFKSQGAIHRSAYIHDKLSIQGTRFAVYAPAARSVSVVGDFNGWDGRVHPMSSNGDGIWRLFIPDVNHGARYKFEIRAHDGQLLPHRTDPYAQQIEQFPSFASITCFDRHHVWSDSDWCQRSVENLYERPMSIYEVHLGSWRRKQGNQALSYLELKDQLVPYVKSMGYTHVELLPITEYPFDGSWGYQPVGLYAVTSRFGHPEDFKALVDAFHQAGIGVIMDWVPAHFPADSHGLANFDGSKQYEYPDPKKGWHPEWNSLIYDFGKDHVVNYLISNAVYWLEEFHIDGLRVDAVASMLYLDYAREEGEWIPNQDGGNHNYEAIAFLRKLNETIYLNHPRCFTVAEESTAFPGVSKPTFMNGLGFGFKWNMGWMNDTLDYMQRDAIYRQYHQGDLSFSMVYAFDEQFVLPISHDEVVHGKCSMIDKMPGDAWQKFANLRAFSAYMYCHPGKKLNFMGNEFAQGQEWSHERSLDWHLLDIAYHKAQQDLTKDLNQLYQQQTSLHCDHSADGFEWISHDDSQNSILAFVRRTKGSSQHLLVIINFTPTPHTHYRIGVPETGQYQVLLNTDDANYQGSQFTQQSTYSTDPIAHHGRANSIEVQVPPLSGLIFTWRQD